One genomic segment of Mesoterricola silvestris includes these proteins:
- a CDS encoding plasmid pRiA4b ORF-3 family protein, with protein sequence MHLKDPRDAFQLKILLADTRPPVWRRLQVPASLSLARLHRAIQAAFGWEDDHGHVFRIRGGEYGRSGSEDAFDLRGERVSLAGLGVEAGDAFHYEYDFEDAWSHLVTVEARLLLEAPLGGPICLGGRRACPPEGSGGPFAFQASLAAAQDPSHPEHGQARACFPRGWKAEAFDLRAAQRALGDI encoded by the coding sequence ATGCACCTCAAGGATCCAAGGGACGCGTTCCAGCTCAAGATCCTCCTGGCCGACACCCGGCCTCCCGTGTGGCGCCGGCTCCAGGTACCGGCCTCCCTCAGCCTGGCCCGGCTGCACCGGGCCATCCAGGCCGCCTTCGGGTGGGAGGACGACCACGGGCACGTCTTCCGCATCCGGGGCGGCGAATACGGGCGCAGCGGCTCCGAGGACGCCTTCGACCTCCGGGGCGAGCGGGTCTCCCTGGCGGGCCTGGGCGTCGAGGCCGGGGACGCCTTCCACTACGAATACGATTTCGAGGATGCCTGGTCCCACCTGGTGACGGTGGAGGCGCGCCTGCTCCTGGAGGCTCCCCTGGGGGGCCCCATCTGCCTGGGCGGACGCCGGGCCTGCCCCCCCGAAGGCTCCGGGGGTCCCTTCGCCTTCCAGGCCTCCCTGGCCGCGGCCCAGGACCCCAGCCATCCGGAGCATGGCCAGGCCAGGGCCTGCTTTCCCCGGGGCTGGAAGGCCGAGGCCTTCGATCTCAGGGCGGCACAGAGGGCCCTGGGGGACATCTAG
- a CDS encoding class I SAM-dependent methyltransferase — MSDADLSPWALLASSWEELFPLRQPRVDLALRLAPEGSRTLDVGCATGSLVRALASRGRLAHGLDLEPAFLDVARAKARDAGVDAAWHGAGMLEVARAVGPARFRLVTCLGQTLPHLLEEAEWLAFFRQVHAILEPGGRLVIQAVHDASEGTRDLPVLRTAAGVLERRRTVVSDTLATFATRFTPAGGEPVESLVRHRRMRPEAAARLLREAGLLPDPPCADEAGAPFQETSAGWVLSSAKGS, encoded by the coding sequence ATGAGCGACGCCGATCTTTCCCCCTGGGCCCTGCTGGCTTCCTCCTGGGAGGAGCTCTTCCCTCTGCGCCAGCCCCGGGTGGACCTGGCCCTGCGCCTCGCCCCGGAGGGTTCCCGGACCCTGGACGTGGGCTGCGCCACGGGGAGCCTCGTGCGCGCCCTGGCCTCCCGGGGCCGCCTCGCCCACGGCCTCGACCTGGAGCCGGCCTTCCTGGACGTGGCCCGGGCCAAGGCCCGGGACGCGGGGGTGGACGCCGCGTGGCACGGGGCCGGCATGCTGGAGGTGGCCCGGGCCGTGGGCCCCGCGCGCTTCCGGCTCGTCACCTGTCTCGGGCAGACCCTGCCGCACCTCCTGGAGGAGGCGGAGTGGCTGGCCTTCTTCCGGCAGGTCCACGCCATCCTTGAGCCCGGGGGGCGCCTGGTGATCCAGGCGGTCCACGACGCGTCGGAAGGGACCCGGGACCTGCCCGTGCTGCGCACCGCAGCCGGGGTCCTGGAGCGCCGGCGCACCGTCGTGTCGGATACCCTGGCGACCTTCGCCACCCGGTTCACCCCTGCGGGGGGGGAACCGGTGGAGAGCCTCGTGCGCCACCGGCGCATGCGCCCGGAGGCCGCCGCGCGGCTCCTGCGGGAGGCCGGGCTCCTCCCGGATCCGCCCTGCGCCGACGAGGCGGGGGCGCCCTTCCAGGAGACCTCGGCGGGCTGGGTCCTCAGCTCTGCCAAAGGTAGCTGA
- a CDS encoding DUF7544 domain-containing protein, which translates to MISATDPIQRSFDWTRKSLFSPFDLGKWCTIGFTSFLAALMGGGSLNFRSGRPFRGLGSAGSPTSPLEALGVARLWVLGHPGLVVSLGVLALAFLMLVSWLGARGQFMFLDNVVSGRGRVAEPWNRFREHGNRVFLFLLALQIAGIAVLALGLFAGWRIAEPDIADLHFGIQALKGILAAAGIILPLGLVVVLVGQVLRDFVVPVMYLRGTTVAGGFGVWWNELVPGNGGSFLLFYLLKWLLSLAAATLIILGTCFTCCLAGLPYVSSVVFLPVAVFFRAYSLAFMGQCGEAWVLLRDGSQH; encoded by the coding sequence ATGATTTCGGCCACCGACCCCATCCAGCGGTCCTTCGATTGGACCCGCAAGTCGCTGTTCAGCCCCTTCGATCTGGGGAAGTGGTGCACCATCGGCTTCACCTCCTTCCTGGCCGCCCTCATGGGCGGCGGGAGCCTGAATTTCCGGTCCGGCAGGCCCTTCCGGGGGCTGGGCTCCGCGGGAAGCCCCACCTCCCCCCTGGAGGCCCTGGGGGTGGCGCGCCTGTGGGTCCTGGGCCACCCGGGGCTGGTGGTGTCCCTGGGGGTCCTGGCCCTGGCCTTCCTGATGCTGGTGTCGTGGCTGGGGGCCCGGGGCCAGTTCATGTTCCTGGACAACGTCGTCAGCGGCCGGGGGCGCGTCGCCGAGCCCTGGAACCGCTTCCGGGAGCACGGCAACCGGGTCTTCCTGTTCCTGCTGGCGCTCCAGATCGCGGGCATCGCCGTGCTGGCCCTGGGGCTGTTCGCGGGCTGGCGCATCGCGGAGCCCGACATCGCCGACCTGCACTTCGGGATCCAGGCCCTCAAGGGCATCCTGGCCGCGGCCGGCATCATCCTCCCCCTGGGGCTGGTGGTCGTGCTGGTGGGCCAGGTGCTGCGGGATTTCGTGGTGCCGGTGATGTACCTGAGGGGGACCACCGTGGCCGGGGGCTTCGGGGTGTGGTGGAACGAGCTGGTCCCGGGCAACGGCGGGAGCTTCCTGCTCTTCTACCTGCTGAAGTGGCTCCTTTCCCTGGCGGCGGCGACCCTCATCATCCTGGGGACCTGCTTCACCTGCTGCCTGGCGGGGCTGCCCTACGTGAGCTCCGTGGTGTTCCTGCCGGTGGCGGTGTTCTTCCGGGCCTATTCCCTGGCCTTCATGGGCCAGTGCGGGGAGGCCTGGGTGCTGCTGAGGGACGGTTCCCAGCATTGA
- the leuC gene encoding 3-isopropylmalate dehydratase large subunit: MKTLYDKLWESHVVEDLGDGTALLYIDRHLVHEVTSPQAFEGLRLAGRAVRRPGAALAVADHNIPTRDRASGLAGIQDPTSRLQVETLEANMAACPIPYIPLLDPRQGIVHIIGPEQGFTLPGSTVVCGDSHTSTHGAFGALAFGIGTSEVEHVLATQTLVQKRARNFRILVRGALPRGTGAKDLILRIIGDIGMAGGTGSALEFAGEAVRALGMEGRMTLCNMAIEAGARTGLVAPDETTFAYLEGRPMAPAGALREEALRRWRALPSDPGAAFDREHVLDVADLEPQVTWGTSPEQVAGITGRAPKPGEAPTEEKERRAERSLEYMGIRPGQALTDLAVDVVFIGSCTNGRLSDLREAAGILRGRRVAPDVQVLVVPGSGLVKAQAEREGLDRVFREAGCEWREPGCSMCLAMNDDRLQPGQRCASTSNRNFEGRQGRLGRTHLVSPAMAAAAAVRGRLADVRDFL, translated from the coding sequence ATGAAGACGCTCTACGACAAGCTCTGGGAAAGCCACGTGGTGGAGGACCTGGGCGACGGCACCGCCCTGCTCTACATCGACCGCCACCTGGTGCACGAGGTCACCAGCCCCCAGGCCTTCGAGGGGCTGCGCCTGGCGGGCCGCGCCGTGCGCCGGCCCGGGGCGGCCCTGGCCGTGGCCGACCACAACATCCCCACCCGGGACCGGGCCTCGGGCCTCGCCGGCATCCAGGACCCCACCAGCCGCCTCCAGGTGGAGACGCTGGAGGCCAACATGGCCGCGTGCCCCATCCCCTACATCCCGCTCCTGGACCCGCGCCAGGGCATCGTGCACATCATCGGCCCCGAGCAGGGCTTCACCCTGCCCGGGAGCACCGTGGTGTGCGGGGACAGCCACACCAGCACCCACGGGGCCTTCGGGGCCCTGGCCTTCGGCATCGGCACCAGCGAGGTGGAGCACGTCCTGGCCACCCAGACCCTCGTGCAGAAGCGGGCCCGGAACTTCCGCATCCTCGTGCGGGGCGCCCTGCCCCGGGGCACGGGGGCCAAGGACCTCATCCTCCGCATCATCGGCGACATCGGCATGGCCGGGGGCACCGGGTCCGCCCTGGAATTCGCCGGGGAGGCGGTGCGGGCCCTGGGCATGGAAGGGCGCATGACGCTGTGCAACATGGCCATCGAGGCCGGCGCCCGCACCGGGCTGGTGGCCCCGGACGAGACCACCTTCGCCTACCTGGAGGGCCGGCCCATGGCCCCGGCCGGGGCCCTGCGGGAGGAGGCCCTGCGCCGGTGGCGCGCCCTCCCCTCGGATCCCGGGGCCGCCTTCGACCGGGAGCACGTGCTGGACGTGGCGGACCTGGAACCCCAGGTCACCTGGGGCACCAGCCCCGAACAGGTGGCGGGCATCACGGGCCGGGCCCCGAAGCCGGGCGAGGCCCCCACGGAGGAGAAGGAACGGCGCGCGGAGCGCTCCCTGGAGTACATGGGCATCCGGCCCGGGCAGGCCCTCACGGACCTGGCCGTGGACGTGGTGTTCATCGGCTCCTGCACCAACGGGCGCCTCTCCGATCTGCGGGAGGCCGCCGGGATCCTCCGGGGCCGCAGGGTGGCCCCGGACGTGCAGGTGCTGGTGGTGCCCGGCAGCGGGCTCGTGAAGGCCCAGGCCGAGCGGGAGGGCCTGGATCGGGTCTTCCGGGAGGCCGGCTGCGAATGGCGGGAGCCGGGGTGCTCCATGTGCCTGGCCATGAACGACGACCGGCTCCAGCCCGGCCAGCGGTGCGCGAGCACCAGCAACCGCAACTTCGAAGGCCGCCAGGGCCGGCTGGGGCGCACCCACCTGGTCTCCCCCGCCATGGCCGCCGCCGCCGCCGTGCGGGGGCGCCTGGCCGACGTGCGCGATTTCCTGTGA
- the leuB gene encoding 3-isopropylmalate dehydrogenase, which translates to MRARIAVLPGDGIGPEVAREARACLEQVASLAGHAFQFLELPIGSAAIDACGTPLPDATLEGCLASDAVFLGAVGDPKHDALPAHQKPEKGLLALRKGLGAFANIRPAFLHPALVNASPLRPEVVRGTDLVIVRELAGGLYFGEPRSLTEDTGTNTLAYSRFEVERIARVAFELAMGRRRKVTSVDKANVLESSLLWRSVVKEVAQGYPEVALEHQYVDSCAMAIVTRPTSFDVVVTDNLFGDILSDEASVLTGSLGMLPSASLGGKVGLYEPVHGSAPDIKGRGVANPLGAILSAAMLLRHSLGLEAEAAALEAAVGRTLDAGYGTPDLKCGRNHVSTRGLADLVRVNVGNLLLGTPA; encoded by the coding sequence ATGCGCGCCCGAATCGCAGTTCTGCCCGGGGACGGGATCGGTCCCGAAGTGGCCCGGGAGGCCAGGGCCTGCCTGGAGCAGGTGGCCTCCCTGGCCGGGCATGCCTTCCAGTTCCTGGAACTGCCCATCGGCAGCGCGGCCATCGACGCCTGCGGCACGCCCCTGCCGGACGCGACCCTGGAGGGGTGCCTGGCCTCGGACGCGGTGTTCCTGGGGGCCGTGGGCGACCCCAAGCACGACGCCCTGCCCGCGCACCAGAAGCCCGAGAAGGGCCTGCTGGCCCTGCGCAAGGGACTGGGGGCCTTCGCCAACATCCGGCCCGCCTTCCTGCACCCGGCCCTGGTGAACGCGTCGCCCCTGCGGCCCGAGGTGGTCCGCGGCACCGACCTGGTCATCGTGCGCGAGCTGGCCGGGGGCCTCTACTTCGGCGAGCCCCGGAGCCTCACGGAGGACACCGGCACCAATACGCTCGCCTACTCCCGCTTCGAGGTGGAGCGCATCGCCCGGGTGGCCTTCGAGCTGGCCATGGGCCGGCGGCGCAAGGTCACCAGCGTGGACAAGGCCAACGTCCTGGAATCCAGCCTCCTGTGGCGGTCGGTGGTGAAGGAGGTGGCCCAGGGCTACCCCGAGGTGGCCCTGGAGCACCAGTACGTGGATTCCTGCGCCATGGCCATCGTCACCCGGCCCACCTCCTTCGACGTGGTGGTCACGGACAACCTCTTCGGGGACATCCTCAGCGACGAGGCCTCGGTGCTCACCGGCAGCCTGGGCATGCTCCCCAGCGCCAGCCTGGGCGGGAAGGTGGGCCTCTACGAACCCGTCCACGGCTCCGCCCCGGACATCAAGGGCCGGGGCGTGGCCAACCCCCTGGGCGCCATCCTCAGCGCCGCCATGCTCCTGCGCCACAGCCTGGGCCTGGAGGCCGAGGCCGCGGCCCTGGAGGCGGCGGTGGGCCGCACCCTGGACGCGGGCTACGGCACGCCGGACCTCAAGTGCGGGCGCAACCACGTGAGCACCCGGGGCCTGGCGGACCTGGTGCGCGTGAACGTCGGCAACCTCCTCCTGGGGACCCCCGCATGA
- a CDS encoding 2-isopropylmalate synthase — MKRQPIAIFDTTLRDGEQSPGCSMQPQEKLRMALQLAALKVDVIEAGFPVASEEDFAAVSLVARRVKGPVIAALCRALPLDIDRAWAALKEAARPRIHTFVSTSDLHMTHKLQKTRAEVLAMTREGVRRAAGLCGDVEFSAEDATRSDLAFLADVVAIALEEGATVVNIPDTVGYTFPEEYRNLILALRERVPALERAVISVHCHNDLGLAVANTLAALEAGARQVECTVNGIGERAGNASLEEVVMALRVRGEHFPYETGIVTPELFRTSQVLSNITGVQVQPNKAIVGRNAFAHESGIHQHGMLANPMTYEIMTPESVGVKTSSLVLGKHSGRHALAQRYEELGYPLEKGTLEGVYKLFTDLADHKREIFDEDLIALLYDGITEDPQTCRLVAVQANSGTHSIATALVTLECAGGETTETASGDGPVNAVCEAINRITGLQGEIQDFRLHSVTGGADAQGEVHVRVRFPEGVFTGRAASTDIVHGSAQAYLDAINKVLLARSCRESMTSTHA; from the coding sequence ATGAAACGCCAACCCATCGCCATCTTCGACACCACCCTGCGGGACGGGGAGCAGAGCCCCGGCTGCAGCATGCAGCCCCAGGAGAAGCTCCGCATGGCCCTCCAGCTCGCGGCCCTCAAGGTGGACGTCATCGAGGCCGGGTTCCCCGTGGCCAGCGAGGAGGACTTCGCCGCCGTGAGCCTCGTGGCCCGCAGGGTCAAGGGCCCGGTCATCGCCGCCCTGTGCCGGGCCCTGCCCCTGGACATCGACCGGGCCTGGGCCGCCCTGAAGGAGGCCGCCCGCCCCCGCATCCACACCTTCGTCTCCACCTCCGACCTGCACATGACGCACAAGCTCCAGAAGACCCGGGCCGAGGTCCTGGCCATGACCCGGGAAGGGGTCCGCCGCGCCGCGGGCCTCTGCGGCGACGTGGAGTTCAGCGCCGAGGACGCCACCCGCAGCGACCTGGCCTTCCTGGCGGACGTGGTGGCCATCGCCCTGGAGGAGGGGGCCACCGTCGTCAACATCCCGGACACCGTGGGCTACACCTTCCCGGAGGAGTACCGGAACCTGATCCTGGCCCTGCGGGAGCGGGTCCCCGCCCTGGAGCGGGCCGTCATCAGCGTCCACTGCCACAACGACCTGGGCCTGGCCGTGGCCAACACCCTGGCCGCCCTGGAGGCCGGGGCCCGTCAGGTGGAATGCACCGTCAACGGCATCGGCGAGCGCGCCGGCAACGCCTCCCTGGAGGAGGTGGTCATGGCGCTGCGGGTGCGGGGGGAGCACTTCCCCTACGAGACCGGGATCGTAACCCCGGAGCTGTTCCGCACCAGCCAGGTCCTCTCCAACATCACCGGCGTGCAGGTGCAGCCCAACAAGGCCATCGTGGGCCGGAACGCCTTCGCCCACGAATCGGGCATCCACCAGCACGGCATGCTGGCCAACCCCATGACCTACGAGATCATGACCCCCGAGAGCGTGGGGGTGAAGACCAGCAGCCTCGTGCTGGGCAAGCACAGCGGCCGCCACGCCCTGGCCCAGCGATACGAGGAGCTGGGCTACCCCCTGGAGAAGGGCACCCTGGAGGGGGTCTACAAGCTCTTCACGGACCTGGCCGACCACAAGCGGGAGATCTTCGACGAGGACCTCATCGCGCTCCTGTACGACGGCATCACCGAGGATCCCCAGACCTGCCGCCTGGTGGCGGTGCAGGCCAATTCAGGCACCCACTCCATCGCCACGGCCCTGGTGACCCTGGAATGCGCCGGCGGCGAGACCACCGAGACCGCCTCCGGGGACGGCCCCGTGAACGCCGTGTGCGAGGCCATCAACCGCATCACGGGGCTCCAGGGGGAGATCCAGGACTTCCGCCTCCACTCGGTCACCGGCGGCGCCGACGCCCAGGGCGAGGTGCACGTGCGGGTGCGCTTCCCGGAGGGGGTCTTCACGGGAAGGGCGGCCAGCACGGACATCGTCCACGGCAGCGCCCAGGCCTACCTGGACGCCATCAACAAGGTCCTCCTGGCCCGCTCGTGCCGGGAATCCATGACCAGCACCCACGCCTGA
- a CDS encoding LysR family transcriptional regulator, protein MDFPELEVLISLAQEGSFSRAAERLNRSQPAVSQALRRLEDELDTPLLDRSSRKVTLTASGSALLDYALRMAQLRQDAFHTLENLRHFKRGVLRLAANESVSGYVLPPLVRAFRRAYQSIKIEVAHCPSSGIPALLMDQDVDFGFLSYAPVHKDLTTRLLFRDELALVLFPTHPLASHRMVDLEQLGRESFIAHHAQTPTRTHLLEFFARERVPLKIVMELSNLETIKDFVKAGEGIALIPRMCVKRELETGELVSPPVKGMAIGRDVRLVYRTSRSHSIAGRAFLDLVGREFPEAK, encoded by the coding sequence ATGGACTTTCCGGAACTGGAAGTGCTGATCAGCCTGGCCCAGGAGGGGAGCTTCTCCCGGGCCGCCGAACGCCTGAACCGCTCCCAGCCCGCGGTGAGCCAGGCCCTGCGCCGCCTGGAGGACGAACTGGACACCCCCCTCCTGGACCGGTCCAGCCGCAAGGTCACCCTCACCGCCTCGGGTTCGGCGCTGCTGGACTATGCCCTGCGCATGGCCCAGCTGCGCCAGGACGCCTTCCACACCCTGGAGAACCTCCGCCACTTCAAGCGGGGGGTCCTGCGCCTGGCGGCCAACGAAAGCGTCAGCGGCTACGTGCTCCCCCCCCTGGTGCGGGCCTTCCGCCGGGCCTACCAGTCCATCAAGATCGAGGTGGCCCACTGCCCCTCCTCCGGGATCCCCGCCCTGCTCATGGACCAGGACGTGGACTTCGGCTTCCTGTCCTACGCCCCCGTGCACAAGGACCTCACCACCCGGCTCCTCTTCCGGGACGAGCTGGCCCTGGTGCTGTTCCCCACCCACCCCCTGGCCTCCCACCGCATGGTGGACCTGGAACAGCTGGGCCGGGAGAGCTTCATCGCCCACCACGCCCAGACCCCCACCCGCACCCACCTGCTGGAATTCTTCGCCCGGGAGCGGGTGCCCCTGAAGATCGTGATGGAGCTGTCCAACCTCGAGACCATCAAGGATTTCGTCAAGGCCGGGGAGGGCATCGCCCTCATCCCCCGCATGTGCGTGAAGCGGGAGCTGGAAACCGGGGAACTGGTGTCGCCCCCGGTGAAGGGCATGGCCATCGGGCGGGATGTGCGCCTGGTGTACCGCACCTCCCGGTCCCATTCCATCGCCGGCCGGGCCTTTCTGGACCTGGTGGGTCGGGAATTCCCGGAAGCCAAATAA
- a CDS encoding carbohydrate binding family 9 domain-containing protein, giving the protein MNLLLRLLLCAACTLPAPGAQPELHPVRLDHGPVLTGDLSDPAWAVARLPTGTFETYNPMRGTPMPQETEVYLAYDAQAIYVGFRCHDTEPDRIKASLSKRDDLWNDDWVGFSLDTFGTGHNALHLFVNPLGIQADALDSVNGSEDPAPDWVWESKARRQPDGYTVEIRLPLKSIRYQSGRDVRMGVLFWRRISRLGLSGSWPAMAPGQWVYQTHAALRFPSLDSPLRLEVLPALTRSHSEQQTRPGQWDRKDATNLGIGVKAGLTSSVTADVTWKPDFSQVESDAFQSEVNLRYPVFYSEKRPFFMESMGIFSLAAAGNNDANMQVPVHTRRIVDPLWGAKVTGDTGPVSFGVLAAGDRAPGAAWEGETNPDLGRRAVFTIGRALYGFGRGSYVGGIYTGREFAGTFNRVGGADFSWLVAERHTFAGNLLQTWSTDPGTRAPKQGEGHLFSYSYSTRPLDVTVTTEHYGPDFRMDTAFYNRVGIDQETAYLGPNYYPKWAWAPWILKVNPFVYTIITRDNVSGLTDHLYLAALRLNTARAGTLRLDLQRWREGWMGRYFHKTVYRLQGSVQAVSWLNVGGSLRLSDDIWYASPTPYQGRTATASLDTVLQPTDEVRMTVNLYRTRMTDPGTGAKVYDVRTANTQLTYQFNKSFFLRATARTDTFRQRLLTDYLASFTLVPGTVLFLGYGEVRDKAQWQVDHWQPGGPRYETLNRGLFFKLSYLWQS; this is encoded by the coding sequence GTGAACCTTCTGCTCCGCCTGCTCTTGTGCGCCGCCTGCACCCTCCCGGCCCCGGGGGCCCAGCCGGAGCTGCATCCCGTCCGGCTGGACCATGGACCGGTCCTCACCGGGGATCTCTCCGATCCCGCCTGGGCGGTGGCACGGCTGCCAACGGGGACCTTCGAGACCTACAACCCCATGCGCGGCACCCCCATGCCCCAGGAGACGGAGGTCTACCTGGCCTACGACGCCCAGGCCATCTACGTGGGCTTCCGCTGCCACGACACCGAGCCGGACCGCATCAAGGCCAGCCTCAGCAAGCGGGACGATCTCTGGAACGACGACTGGGTCGGGTTCTCCCTGGACACCTTCGGAACGGGCCACAACGCCCTGCACCTCTTCGTGAACCCCCTGGGCATCCAGGCCGACGCCCTGGATTCCGTGAACGGGAGCGAGGACCCCGCCCCGGACTGGGTCTGGGAATCCAAGGCCCGGCGCCAACCCGATGGCTACACCGTGGAGATCCGCCTGCCCCTCAAGAGCATCCGCTACCAGAGCGGCCGGGACGTGCGCATGGGGGTGCTCTTCTGGCGCCGCATCAGCCGCCTGGGCCTGAGCGGATCCTGGCCGGCCATGGCCCCGGGACAGTGGGTGTACCAGACCCACGCCGCCCTGCGCTTCCCGAGCCTGGATTCGCCCCTGCGCCTGGAGGTCCTCCCCGCCCTCACCCGCAGCCATTCCGAGCAGCAGACCCGGCCCGGGCAGTGGGACCGGAAGGACGCCACCAACCTGGGCATCGGGGTGAAGGCGGGCCTCACCTCCTCGGTGACGGCGGACGTCACCTGGAAGCCCGACTTCAGCCAGGTGGAATCCGACGCCTTCCAGTCCGAGGTGAACCTGCGCTACCCCGTCTTCTATTCGGAGAAGCGCCCCTTCTTCATGGAGTCCATGGGGATCTTCAGCCTGGCCGCGGCGGGCAACAACGACGCGAACATGCAGGTCCCGGTGCACACCCGGCGCATCGTGGATCCCCTGTGGGGCGCCAAGGTCACGGGCGACACGGGCCCGGTCTCCTTCGGGGTGCTGGCCGCGGGGGACCGGGCTCCGGGGGCGGCCTGGGAAGGGGAAACGAACCCCGACCTGGGGCGCCGGGCCGTGTTCACCATCGGGCGGGCCCTCTACGGCTTCGGCCGGGGCTCGTACGTGGGCGGCATCTACACCGGCCGGGAATTCGCGGGCACCTTCAACCGGGTCGGCGGCGCGGACTTCTCCTGGCTGGTGGCAGAACGCCACACCTTCGCGGGCAACCTGCTCCAGACCTGGTCCACGGACCCCGGCACCCGCGCCCCGAAGCAGGGCGAGGGGCACCTTTTCTCCTACAGCTACAGCACCCGGCCCCTGGACGTCACGGTGACCACGGAGCACTACGGGCCCGATTTCCGCATGGACACCGCCTTCTACAACCGGGTGGGCATCGACCAGGAGACGGCCTACCTGGGCCCCAACTACTACCCCAAATGGGCCTGGGCCCCCTGGATCCTCAAGGTCAACCCCTTCGTCTACACCATCATCACCCGGGACAACGTCTCGGGCCTCACGGACCACCTCTACCTGGCCGCGCTGCGGCTGAACACGGCCCGGGCCGGCACCCTGCGGCTGGACCTCCAGCGCTGGCGGGAGGGCTGGATGGGGCGCTACTTCCACAAGACCGTCTACCGGCTCCAGGGCAGCGTCCAGGCCGTGTCCTGGCTGAACGTGGGCGGAAGCCTGCGCCTCTCCGACGACATCTGGTACGCCTCGCCCACGCCCTACCAGGGCCGCACGGCCACCGCCAGCCTCGACACGGTCCTGCAGCCCACGGACGAGGTGCGGATGACGGTCAACCTCTACCGCACGCGCATGACGGATCCCGGCACCGGGGCGAAGGTCTACGACGTGCGCACCGCCAACACCCAGCTCACCTACCAGTTCAACAAGTCCTTCTTCCTGCGCGCCACCGCCCGCACCGACACCTTCCGCCAGCGCCTCCTCACGGACTACCTGGCCTCCTTCACGCTGGTGCCCGGGACGGTGCTCTTCCTGGGCTACGGGGAGGTGCGGGACAAGGCGCAGTGGCAGGTGGACCACTGGCAGCCCGGGGGACCGCGCTACGAGACCCTGAACCGGGGCCTGTTCTTCAAGCTCAGCTACCTTTGGCAGAGCTGA
- the leuD gene encoding 3-isopropylmalate dehydratase small subunit, with protein MTPFIRHSGVAAAFIRENIDTDLIIPKQFLTTILRSGLGRHLFHDLRYREDGSEDPDFVLNREPGRGASILLGGANFGCGSSREHAPWALLDFGFRAILAPSFADIFRTNAFKNGLLPAVVDPAVLGALAASSEPITVDLEALTLAQGGAVHPFTCEPWGRSALLEGLDEIETTLRRLPAIEAFEARRKRECAWL; from the coding sequence ATGACGCCCTTCATCCGCCACTCCGGGGTCGCCGCCGCCTTCATCCGCGAGAACATCGACACCGACCTGATCATCCCCAAGCAGTTCCTCACGACGATCCTGAGGAGCGGCCTGGGCCGGCACCTCTTCCACGATCTGCGCTACCGGGAGGACGGCTCCGAGGATCCGGACTTCGTCCTGAACCGGGAACCGGGGCGGGGCGCCTCCATCCTGCTGGGCGGCGCCAATTTCGGCTGCGGCTCCAGCCGCGAGCACGCGCCCTGGGCCCTCCTGGATTTCGGTTTCCGGGCCATCCTGGCCCCCTCCTTCGCGGACATCTTCCGCACCAACGCCTTCAAGAACGGCCTGCTCCCCGCCGTGGTGGACCCGGCCGTCCTGGGGGCCCTGGCCGCCAGTTCCGAGCCCATCACGGTGGACCTGGAGGCCCTCACCCTCGCCCAGGGGGGGGCGGTCCATCCCTTCACCTGCGAGCCCTGGGGCCGGAGCGCCCTGCTGGAGGGCCTGGACGAGATCGAGACGACGCTCCGTCGCCTGCCCGCAATCGAGGCCTTCGAGGCCCGGAGAAAACGGGAGTGCGCCTGGCTATAG